The Acinetobacter chinensis genomic sequence CCTTTGGACTGCTGTTTAATGTTTATAGCTAAAGATTGAAATTCTTTAAGCTCAGCAATTTCCAACTCAATGGCTTGCTTTTCTTGCGCTGATAAAATTTCATCTTCTTCAAGAAGCTCTTCATAGTCATCTCCAGACTCTGTTAAAGCTTCGTAGTCATCATCTAACTCATCCAAAATATTAGAATCTTGATCAAGCAATTTCTTTTCTAGACGAGTAGTCATTGTGGCTAAAGCACCAGCAATCGCCTGAGTTGATGAAGCCAGTAACTTCCACAACACAAGAGAAATCAACTGTCTTTGTCCAACTGGTAATGCTTGCAAATTAGGGCGACGTAAATAGTCAGCAACTAAATCTCTTAATTGTTGTTCTTCTTTAGATGGCGTAAAGTCCTGAACAATTGCACGTCGTGCTGTATACGAAACAAAAGGCTGTACCTGTTGTCTTAAAGTTCGCTTACATACCGTAGCTAATCTTGCTTGAAGCTGAGGAAGTGTTACTTCCTTCTCACCTGTAATAAATTGACTTTTAAAACTTTCTAAATCCCCAAAGACTCGTTCATCTAAAATACTCACCAAGCCATAGAGTTCTAATAAAGAATTTTGTAATGGGGTTGCAGTTAGTAGTACTTTGTTGTGAACATGCTTTAGAGATTGCTTGATCACATTTGCTGTTATATTTTGTTTTTTATAAACATTTCTTAGGCGATGTGCTTCATCTATTACAACCAAATCCCACGCAATATTTTTAATATCATTTGCTTTAGATTTCACAAACTGATACGAGCAAATAATAATGTCTTCTTGAATAAAAGGATTTGTATAACCTTCTTTTTTTAGTTGATTATAAATTTTTGCTTCAAAAATAACAGATTTCAAACCAAATTTATCATACAGTTCCTGATACCACTGCTTTCTTAGATTAGCTGGAGTAATGATTAAAATACGTTTTTTTCTCTCCGCCCAAGTCTGAGCAATTACCAAACCAGCTTCAATGGTTTTACCCAAACCAACTTCATCAGCCAGTAGAACACCTTGAGATAGTGGATTTTTGAATGCAAATAAAGCCGCATCCACTTGATGTGGATTCAAATCAACTTGTGAATCAATCAGTGTTGAGGCAAGTGAATCAATAGAGTTATCAACAGATTTTTTAGTCAGCAACCATGATAAATATTGTTTTTGTTGATTAGAAAGCATGACTGACATAACTCAATGTTTTATAAATAAGATATGATAAATATCATATCATTATTAAAAACAACTTTTGCGTTTTATACTTATCCCATCAAGCTACTTATTCGATCTTTTATAAATTAACCATCCCACATTAAATAATTATTTTCTTTCCCCTGCGCATAAGCCCACTCCGCCACTTTATGCGACCGCTCTTTATCTGTCAGAAAGCCAAGTACAGAAATCCGATCTACAATGATAATATCTTGTTCATCATTTCGCTCTCGCCACTTATACAAGAATTCATCTGAGGCAAGTAAGTTGCTTTTCTTAGAATTACAGCCTGAATCCGCAAGCACAAAGTTATGCCCTGTGTCTGATGGATACATCGACCACGGAATAAAATGATCGACTGCATAATTTCCTTTTCGCATCGGTTTATTGCAGTAGAAACACTTATAATCCTGTAACTCTACCAAAACATTTGCCACTACATTGAGTTGATTACGGCTCGGCTCAAACATGAATTTTTCAAGGTTCGGGAGCTTATTTAAGATAGGTGCATTGCTACTGTTCTTTCGAATGTAATCAATCCAGCGCTTTTGACATAGCTCTTCAATAACCTCACTAAACTGCCGTAAGCAAAACATGACTTTTGGCAATAACGTCAGCTGCTGTTTGGCTTGTGCTAACTGATAGAGAAACTCAAAATTTTGACCATTAATGTTTTGTAGATAACTTACAGGCATATCTTTAACGGTGCGAGCCACATCTTTGACCAGCTTAGACCAAATAATGACATCTCGTCTTAATAATCCAAGCGATGAGTAAATCTGCCTTAGTTCAATTACTCTATTAACGATTGCTGCTTGCTTACCATTATTCT encodes the following:
- a CDS encoding HNH endonuclease, coding for MINCIPTAQEQLKFLKNIQLILQSGSFSSTYKFALLISLSRLAIEKGEDCGDELALEYSDIAEKFIELYWKQAMPYNFNDTGQLILNQNNGKQAAIVNRVIELRQIYSSLGLLRRDVIIWSKLVKDVARTVKDMPVSYLQNINGQNFEFLYQLAQAKQQLTLLPKVMFCLRQFSEVIEELCQKRWIDYIRKNSSNAPILNKLPNLEKFMFEPSRNQLNVVANVLVELQDYKCFYCNKPMRKGNYAVDHFIPWSMYPSDTGHNFVLADSGCNSKKSNLLASDEFLYKWRERNDEQDIIIVDRISVLGFLTDKERSHKVAEWAYAQGKENNYLMWDG